Proteins from a single region of Campylobacter lari:
- a CDS encoding potassium channel family protein, producing the protein MKKETYGIIGLGRFGSVLAKELIDQGKRVIVSDIDEEAVKELQDHADFAYILDSTHTIALKEAGYSNADVVILSIGENLESSILTFMALKEIGVKNIIAKANSSTHGQILSKLGVNKVIYPEKESAKRLAKILITNPNFEIIDLSANTIKVAKLLIDENLAGKTLQSIGQNLKVIAHKQHDTWSIMPNLENTAYLNDILMLLGTQEELNQYDY; encoded by the coding sequence ATGAAAAAAGAAACTTATGGTATTATAGGACTTGGAAGATTTGGCTCTGTTTTAGCAAAAGAACTTATTGACCAAGGCAAAAGAGTTATTGTTTCAGATATTGATGAAGAAGCTGTTAAAGAGTTGCAAGATCATGCGGATTTTGCTTATATCTTAGATTCTACTCACACTATAGCTTTGAAAGAAGCGGGCTATTCAAATGCTGATGTTGTCATACTTAGTATAGGTGAAAATCTAGAATCAAGCATACTTACCTTCATGGCCTTAAAAGAAATAGGGGTAAAAAATATCATAGCTAAAGCAAATTCTTCTACACATGGACAAATTCTTTCAAAACTTGGGGTTAATAAAGTCATCTATCCTGAAAAAGAATCTGCAAAGCGTTTAGCTAAAATTCTTATCACTAATCCAAATTTTGAAATCATAGATCTTTCAGCCAACACCATAAAGGTAGCAAAACTTTTAATCGATGAGAATTTAGCGGGGAAAACCTTGCAATCCATTGGACAAAATTTAAAAGTCATTGCACACAAACAACATGATACTTGGAGCATTATGCCAAATCTAGAAAATACCGCTTATTTAAACGATATATTAATGCTACTTGGCACTCAAGAAGAACTTAATCAATATGATTATTGA
- a CDS encoding TrkH family potassium uptake protein, with translation MAKLSLDRNNIRILFIGYILIALFGTFILMLPIMHTKPISFLDAFFTSASAVSMTGLIVLNTSLDFSFYGQLVILLLIQIGGLGYMSIAMALYILVRKKMSFGEKNLLRESLIYPGADGLVGFLKKVLFFVFAIEIVGAVLLFLRFKLDMNLTDALWASIFHSISAFNNAGFSIFESGLMPYRDDFWINFIITSLIIIGGLGYFVLLELYFFSKKRFASLSLHTKLVLISTIILIIFASLIVFLFEYHNPKSIGEFSLFDKIMSAYFTAVNYRTAGFNTLDLSTFKDASLFFGSLFMIVGGAPGGTAGGIKVTTIAVLLIYAYWSIKDSNARIFNFEIPSETINKAFIIAVSSIVYIITCVLLLSLIEDDKSFLPLLFETSSAFATVGVSVGDGGTLSLSALFSSESKLIVILLMLSGRVGVLAFLFSIFFKEKEKYLNYPKGKIIL, from the coding sequence ATGGCAAAATTATCTTTAGATAGAAATAATATAAGAATCTTATTTATAGGTTATATACTTATAGCTCTTTTTGGCACTTTCATCCTTATGTTACCCATTATGCACACTAAACCAATATCTTTTTTAGATGCATTTTTTACTAGTGCTTCAGCTGTAAGTATGACAGGACTCATTGTGCTAAATACTTCATTAGATTTTAGTTTTTATGGACAGCTTGTTATTTTACTACTTATCCAAATAGGTGGTTTAGGCTATATGAGTATAGCCATGGCTTTATATATTTTAGTACGAAAAAAGATGAGTTTTGGAGAAAAAAATCTTTTAAGAGAATCCTTAATTTATCCTGGTGCTGATGGGCTTGTAGGATTTTTGAAAAAGGTTTTATTTTTTGTATTTGCTATTGAAATTGTTGGTGCTGTTTTATTATTTTTAAGATTTAAATTAGATATGAATTTAACTGATGCTCTATGGGCTAGTATTTTTCACTCCATTTCTGCTTTTAATAATGCAGGTTTTAGCATATTTGAAAGTGGCTTAATGCCTTATAGGGATGATTTTTGGATTAACTTTATCATTACCTCTTTGATTATTATTGGCGGTTTGGGCTATTTTGTATTACTAGAATTATACTTTTTTTCAAAAAAACGCTTTGCTAGTCTAAGTCTGCATACAAAGCTTGTTTTAATTTCCACTATTATACTAATCATTTTTGCAAGTTTGATTGTGTTTTTATTTGAATATCATAACCCAAAAAGCATAGGAGAATTTTCTCTTTTTGATAAAATTATGAGTGCATATTTTACAGCGGTAAATTACCGAACTGCAGGATTTAACACTCTTGATCTTAGCACCTTTAAGGATGCAAGCTTATTTTTTGGATCTTTGTTTATGATTGTAGGTGGTGCACCAGGTGGAACTGCGGGGGGCATTAAAGTAACTACTATTGCGGTACTATTAATTTATGCATATTGGAGTATCAAAGATAGTAATGCAAGAATTTTTAACTTTGAAATTCCAAGCGAAACTATTAATAAAGCTTTCATTATAGCAGTAAGTTCAATTGTTTATATTATTACCTGCGTGTTGCTTTTATCTTTGATTGAAGATGATAAAAGTTTTTTACCTTTGCTTTTTGAAACAAGTTCAGCATTTGCCACAGTAGGTGTTTCAGTTGGCGATGGTGGGACCTTATCACTTAGTGCGCTTTTTAGCTCCGAAAGCAAACTTATTGTTATTTTACTAATGCTTAGCGGTAGAGTGGGCGTGCTTGCGTTTTTATTTAGTATATTTTTTAAAGAAAAAGAAAAATATTTAAATTACCCAAAAGGAAAAATCATACTATGA